A single genomic interval of Demequina sp. NBRC 110054 harbors:
- a CDS encoding mechanosensitive ion channel family protein: MNPGSLLTLIPTETDPSPEASPLADTDVARTVENWSDYFNRSLGDGWGQLAFIGAIILFGVLMWAVGRWVIKIVTRSIEEGLPLTEHKARSALKKARITIATEDTLDARLERERRKQRARTIRLVLNATLTVLVVTTIALIVLGEIGINIAPLLASAGIVGVALGFGAQSLVKDLIAGVFMLVEDQYGVGDIIDVGEASGVVEEIGLRSVRLRSIDGTMWYVPNGNVTRVGNMTRLWSRALLEIRVGYDTDLEEAREAMLSAVEAARKADEVVDNAILSEPDVPGIEGFDVDSVTIRLLIQVQPATQWDVMRAVRREVRREFTERGIEMAIPHQAYRLSAPAPAGAREEETTASSTSSSSTETTHHSTPGKDEATRSGSVVRGDQGDGTDGDE, translated from the coding sequence ATGAACCCTGGATCGCTGCTGACGCTCATTCCCACGGAGACGGACCCCTCGCCGGAGGCGTCGCCGCTCGCCGACACGGACGTGGCCCGCACGGTCGAGAACTGGTCCGACTACTTCAACCGCTCGCTCGGCGACGGCTGGGGCCAGCTCGCCTTCATCGGCGCGATCATCCTGTTCGGCGTCCTCATGTGGGCGGTCGGCCGCTGGGTCATCAAGATCGTGACCCGATCGATCGAGGAGGGCCTCCCGCTCACCGAGCACAAGGCGCGCTCTGCCCTCAAGAAGGCACGCATCACGATCGCCACGGAGGACACGCTCGACGCGCGCCTCGAGCGCGAGCGCAGGAAGCAGCGGGCCCGCACCATCCGCCTGGTCCTCAACGCGACCCTGACCGTGCTCGTGGTCACGACCATCGCGCTGATCGTGCTCGGCGAGATCGGCATCAACATCGCACCGCTCCTCGCCTCCGCCGGAATCGTCGGCGTGGCGCTCGGCTTCGGCGCGCAGTCGCTCGTGAAGGACCTCATCGCGGGCGTGTTCATGCTCGTCGAGGACCAGTACGGAGTCGGAGACATCATCGACGTGGGTGAGGCCTCGGGAGTCGTCGAGGAGATCGGCCTGCGGTCCGTGCGACTCAGGTCGATCGACGGGACGATGTGGTACGTCCCCAACGGCAACGTCACGCGGGTCGGCAACATGACCCGCCTGTGGTCGCGCGCGCTCCTCGAGATCCGTGTCGGCTACGACACCGACCTCGAGGAGGCACGCGAGGCGATGCTCAGCGCGGTCGAGGCCGCGCGCAAGGCCGACGAGGTCGTCGACAACGCGATCCTGTCCGAGCCCGACGTGCCGGGCATCGAGGGCTTCGACGTCGATTCTGTGACGATCCGCCTGCTGATCCAGGTGCAGCCCGCGACGCAGTGGGACGTCATGCGTGCCGTGCGCCGCGAGGTCCGCCGCGAGTTCACCGAGAGGGGCATCGAGATGGCGATCCCGCACCAGGCGTACCGCCTGTCGGCGCCGGCCCCCGCCGGAGCGCGCGAGGAGGAGACGACAGCATCGTCCACGAGCTCCTCGTCCACCGAGACCACGCACCACTCGACGCCCGGCAAGGACGAGGCGACGCGCAGCGGATCAGTAGTGCGCGGCGACCAGGGCGACGGCACGGACGGCGACGAGTGA
- the malQ gene encoding 4-alpha-glucanotransferase, with translation MERVSESPDTTHEAPSPALQELARACGVALDYTAASGEHKTSSAAAIRAVLAAMGVDGSDDDRCLAALTRLEDLRWERMVPAVTVLREGAETVIPVHVPHGEPATAQLVLETGERWDLEQVDIYIPPRSVGEREIGRASFKIPGSLPLGWHRVEGTTTGIKGKGWVVVTPQRVEIRDDVREARPYGLHTQLYSIRSSRSWGLGDFADLGDLCALAKVRAGADFVLVNPLHACEPVPPISNSPYSPSSRRYLNPTYIRVEDIPEVAYLPSQRRAVLEWESEKPRRANATDELLDRDGAWTAKKAALEQVFEASRSVGRDAQFEAYCLREGRALEDFATWCAIAEEYSGQAWPEALSHPRAPEVAQWREEHPDRIMFYAWLQWIAQEQLAGAQARALESGMRIGIMMDLAVGVHPEGADSWALQTVLARGVGIGAPPDAFNQLGQNWALPPWNPRAMESAAYLPFRDLVRAAVANAGALRIDHVLGLFRQWWVPDGHRADDGAYVYVDHEALIGIVALEAQRAGAIVIGEDLGTVEPWVMEYLNERGLLGTVVQRFEWRDGHPLAPEDYRSDVLVAVTTHDHPPTAAYLAGTDLDVPEELGLLVGDVEEMRAQGRREVEGLTRYLDERGWLPIEPEDEDILAGMHALVLNSPALLSAIAVTDLVGEMKTQNQPGTFLEYPNWCVPLTDSNGEPVLLDDLFDHPRVRRLVAKLKHARD, from the coding sequence ATGGAACGCGTGAGCGAATCCCCTGACACCACCCACGAGGCCCCGTCCCCTGCGCTGCAGGAGCTCGCGCGTGCGTGCGGAGTGGCGCTCGACTACACCGCGGCCTCCGGCGAGCACAAGACGAGCTCCGCAGCCGCGATCCGCGCCGTCCTCGCCGCCATGGGCGTCGACGGCTCCGACGATGACCGCTGCCTGGCGGCGCTCACGCGGCTCGAGGACCTTCGCTGGGAGCGGATGGTCCCCGCGGTGACGGTGCTGCGCGAGGGCGCGGAGACCGTGATCCCGGTCCACGTCCCCCACGGCGAGCCAGCGACCGCGCAGCTCGTGCTCGAGACGGGCGAGCGCTGGGACCTCGAGCAGGTCGACATCTACATCCCGCCGCGCTCGGTGGGGGAGCGCGAGATCGGCCGCGCCTCGTTCAAGATCCCGGGCAGCCTGCCCCTCGGCTGGCATCGGGTCGAGGGCACCACGACCGGGATCAAGGGCAAGGGCTGGGTCGTCGTGACGCCGCAGCGCGTCGAGATCCGAGACGACGTGCGGGAGGCTCGTCCCTACGGTCTCCACACGCAGCTGTACTCGATCCGGTCGTCGCGCTCATGGGGACTCGGCGACTTCGCCGATCTCGGGGACCTGTGCGCGCTCGCCAAGGTGCGGGCCGGCGCCGACTTCGTGCTGGTCAACCCGCTTCACGCGTGCGAGCCAGTGCCTCCGATCTCGAACTCCCCGTACAGCCCGTCGTCCAGGCGCTACCTCAACCCCACCTACATCCGGGTCGAGGACATCCCCGAGGTCGCGTATCTGCCCAGTCAGCGCCGCGCGGTGCTCGAGTGGGAGTCGGAGAAGCCGCGCCGCGCGAACGCCACGGACGAGCTGCTCGACCGCGACGGCGCGTGGACAGCGAAGAAGGCCGCCTTGGAGCAGGTGTTCGAGGCGTCACGCTCGGTGGGGCGCGACGCGCAGTTCGAGGCCTACTGCCTGCGCGAGGGACGGGCGCTCGAGGACTTCGCGACGTGGTGCGCGATCGCGGAGGAGTACAGCGGTCAGGCGTGGCCCGAGGCGCTGTCCCACCCGCGCGCCCCCGAGGTCGCCCAGTGGCGCGAGGAGCACCCCGACCGCATCATGTTCTACGCGTGGCTCCAGTGGATCGCGCAGGAGCAGCTCGCCGGTGCTCAGGCCCGCGCCCTCGAGTCCGGCATGCGGATCGGGATCATGATGGACCTCGCCGTCGGCGTCCACCCAGAGGGCGCCGACTCATGGGCGCTCCAGACGGTGCTCGCTCGCGGCGTCGGCATCGGTGCGCCACCTGACGCGTTCAACCAGCTCGGGCAGAACTGGGCGCTGCCGCCGTGGAACCCGCGCGCGATGGAGTCCGCCGCGTACCTCCCGTTCCGCGACCTGGTCCGGGCCGCCGTCGCGAATGCCGGCGCGCTCCGCATCGACCACGTGCTCGGGCTGTTCCGCCAGTGGTGGGTGCCGGACGGCCACCGCGCGGACGACGGGGCCTACGTCTATGTCGACCACGAGGCGCTCATCGGCATCGTCGCGCTCGAGGCGCAGCGCGCGGGCGCGATCGTCATCGGCGAGGACCTCGGCACCGTCGAGCCGTGGGTCATGGAGTACCTCAACGAGCGAGGCCTGCTGGGCACCGTCGTGCAGCGCTTCGAGTGGCGCGACGGGCATCCGCTCGCGCCCGAGGACTACCGCTCGGACGTGCTCGTCGCCGTGACGACGCACGACCATCCGCCGACGGCCGCGTACCTCGCGGGCACCGACCTGGACGTTCCCGAGGAGCTCGGCCTGCTGGTGGGCGACGTAGAGGAGATGCGGGCGCAGGGACGTCGCGAGGTCGAGGGCCTCACGAGGTACCTCGACGAGCGGGGCTGGCTGCCGATCGAGCCTGAGGACGAGGACATCCTCGCGGGCATGCACGCGCTCGTGCTCAACTCGCCTGCGCTGCTCAGCGCGATCGCCGTGACCGACCTGGTGGGCGAGATGAAGACGCAGAACCAGCCGGGCACGTTCCTCGAGTACCCGAACTGGTGCGTGCCGCTGACCGACTCCAACGGTGAGCCCGTGCTGCTCGACGACCTGTTCGATCACCCGCGCGTGCGCAGGCTCGTCGCGAAGCTCAAGCACGCGCGCGACTGA
- the pepN gene encoding aminopeptidase N — translation MPGLNLTKIEAAARAAVVSDVAYDVALDFTLPGDVFRSRTVLTFDAERGTTTFLDLVAHEVTRVEIDGEEVAPASVTTDGRLRLHSLSGSTRVVVDALMPYRTDGQGVHRFVDPETSETYLYTQFAANDARSAFACFDQPDIKGRFTFTVDAPAHWVVVSNSTTPAPATVEGAMTGVAPSGSVGVSRWTFGETDPLPCYVAAVMAGPYAYAEGALTSSKGEISARVYGRAQLEAHLDAEELLGTVQAGLELYERVFGTPYPYEKYDQLFVPEYNLGAMENVGAVTISEDRLLFRGRPSDGEREARQNVVLHELAHMWFGNLVTMRWWDDLWLNESFAEFIGTWATEKVTEFADSWVTFGANRKSVAYVQDQLPTTHAIVTEVPDTEATVSAFDMITYAKGASALKQLAAYVGEEAFFGGVASYVSRYAYGNATLAEFLAEVEASAGHDLSAWAQAWLETPGVPTLSADLVEKDDATIASLAVVETPAADFPVAHPHRLTVAGYSHGDEAFSREWEADVALEAGSVAVPEAAGKPLPDLLLVNDGDRSYAKLRLTEASVATAVAHIGDLTEAKPQALVLDALWHMCRDAQLPAEKYIDAALTALPVMANSTAAESHVRTLVVALTRYLPPTRLDAVGEEAAERLWASLLGATPASDIQLQLLKAYAQVARTPAQAARLDALVHGESRLPELTIDTDLSWLLLQSLAAAGAVDAAGIDAHLASDDTAAGRRRAAGAKAAIGTREAKRAAWESLVRPNGPTLNNATQYEVGLGLARVTDPALIAPLAEKILDDLLDYYVPNEGFVGARVARYVFPIATIGRVPGIDAKVEAWLTAHADAPSVLRKVVVECLDEMRRAAAAQAV, via the coding sequence ATGCCTGGACTGAACCTCACCAAGATCGAGGCCGCGGCGCGCGCCGCCGTGGTGTCCGACGTCGCGTACGACGTCGCCCTCGACTTCACCCTGCCCGGAGACGTCTTCCGGTCGCGCACCGTCCTCACCTTCGACGCCGAGCGCGGGACGACGACCTTCCTCGACCTCGTCGCGCACGAGGTCACGCGCGTGGAGATCGACGGTGAGGAGGTCGCTCCCGCCTCCGTCACGACCGACGGCCGACTGAGGCTGCACTCGCTCTCCGGGAGCACCCGGGTCGTCGTCGACGCCCTCATGCCCTACCGCACGGACGGACAGGGGGTGCATCGCTTCGTGGACCCCGAGACGAGCGAGACGTACCTGTACACGCAGTTCGCCGCGAACGACGCCCGCAGCGCCTTCGCGTGCTTCGACCAGCCCGACATCAAGGGACGGTTCACGTTCACTGTCGACGCTCCCGCGCACTGGGTCGTCGTCTCCAACTCGACCACGCCCGCGCCCGCGACCGTCGAGGGCGCGATGACGGGCGTCGCCCCGAGCGGGAGCGTCGGGGTGAGTCGCTGGACCTTCGGCGAGACCGACCCCCTCCCGTGCTACGTCGCTGCCGTCATGGCCGGCCCGTATGCGTACGCCGAGGGCGCGCTGACCTCGAGCAAGGGCGAGATCTCGGCGCGCGTCTATGGGCGTGCGCAGCTCGAGGCGCACCTCGATGCCGAGGAGCTGCTCGGCACGGTCCAGGCGGGGCTCGAGCTGTACGAGCGTGTCTTCGGCACCCCCTACCCCTACGAGAAGTACGACCAGCTCTTCGTCCCCGAGTACAACCTCGGCGCGATGGAGAACGTCGGCGCGGTCACGATCTCCGAGGACCGCCTGCTGTTCCGGGGACGCCCGTCCGACGGCGAGCGCGAGGCGCGCCAGAACGTCGTGCTGCACGAGCTCGCGCACATGTGGTTCGGCAACCTCGTGACGATGCGCTGGTGGGACGACCTGTGGCTCAACGAGTCCTTCGCCGAGTTCATCGGCACGTGGGCCACCGAGAAGGTCACCGAGTTCGCGGACTCGTGGGTCACGTTCGGCGCGAACCGCAAGTCGGTCGCCTACGTGCAGGACCAGCTCCCGACGACCCACGCGATCGTGACAGAGGTTCCCGACACCGAGGCGACCGTGTCGGCGTTCGACATGATCACGTATGCGAAGGGCGCCTCGGCGCTCAAGCAGCTCGCCGCGTACGTGGGCGAGGAGGCCTTCTTCGGCGGCGTGGCGTCGTACGTGAGCAGGTACGCGTACGGCAACGCGACCCTCGCAGAGTTCCTTGCCGAGGTGGAGGCCTCCGCGGGGCACGACCTGTCCGCATGGGCCCAGGCCTGGCTCGAGACACCCGGGGTCCCGACGCTGAGCGCCGACCTCGTCGAGAAGGACGATGCGACGATCGCCTCGCTCGCCGTCGTCGAGACCCCCGCCGCAGACTTCCCCGTGGCCCACCCGCACCGGCTCACCGTCGCGGGCTACTCGCACGGCGACGAGGCGTTCTCTCGCGAGTGGGAGGCGGACGTCGCGCTCGAGGCGGGCTCGGTCGCCGTGCCCGAGGCCGCCGGGAAGCCGCTGCCTGACCTGCTGCTCGTCAACGACGGCGACCGCAGCTACGCGAAGCTCCGCCTCACCGAGGCCTCCGTCGCGACAGCGGTCGCCCACATCGGAGACCTCACCGAGGCCAAGCCGCAGGCGCTGGTCCTCGACGCCCTGTGGCACATGTGCCGCGACGCGCAGCTGCCCGCCGAGAAGTACATCGATGCCGCGCTCACCGCGCTCCCGGTGATGGCGAACTCCACCGCCGCCGAGTCGCACGTCCGCACGCTCGTCGTGGCGCTCACGCGCTACCTCCCACCCACCCGGCTGGACGCCGTCGGCGAGGAGGCCGCCGAGCGGCTGTGGGCGTCGCTGCTCGGCGCGACGCCCGCGTCGGACATCCAGCTGCAGCTGCTGAAGGCCTACGCGCAGGTCGCGCGCACACCGGCGCAGGCCGCGCGGCTCGACGCACTCGTGCACGGCGAGTCGCGCCTGCCCGAGCTCACGATCGACACCGACCTGTCGTGGCTGCTGCTCCAGTCGCTCGCCGCAGCGGGAGCCGTCGACGCGGCCGGGATCGATGCCCACCTCGCGTCGGACGACACCGCCGCCGGCCGCCGTCGCGCCGCCGGGGCCAAGGCCGCGATCGGCACCCGCGAGGCCAAGCGCGCCGCGTGGGAATCGCTCGTCCGCCCCAACGGCCCGACCCTCAACAACGCGACGCAGTACGAGGTCGGGCTCGGTCTCGCGAGGGTCACCGACCCTGCGCTGATCGCGCCTCTCGCGGAGAAGATCCTCGACGACCTGCTGGACTACTACGTGCCGAATGAGGGATTCGTCGGCGCGCGCGTGGCCCGGTATGTGTTCCCGATCGCGACCATCGGCCGCGTTCCTGGGATCGACGCGAAGGTCGAGGCATGGCTCACGGCCCACGCCGACGCGCCGTCCGTGCTGCGCAAGGTGGTGGTCGAGTGCCTCGACGAGATGAGGCGCGCGGCGGCGGCCCAGGCGGTCTGA
- the pepN gene encoding aminopeptidase N has product MPGTNLTRAEAEARAAIITSDSYEVELDLTTSERTFRSTSTVRFAATPGESTFIDLIAPAVLSITLNGQQLDPAEHFADSRIALPDLAAENELTVVADCAYMNTGEGLHRFVDPEDGEVYLYSQFEVADTRRVFAVFEQPDLKASFTFTVTAPDHWHVLSNSPSTKKPVEGTVLNAGVERGVARWSFSPTTRIPCYVTAIVAGPYHEVQGSVESNKGTLSANVYCRKALAEFLDADVILDDTQKGFSFYEEKFQMDYPFEKYDQIFVPEFNAGAMENAGCVTFLEDYVFRSKTAQARIERRTITVLHELAHMWFGDLVTMKWWNDLWLNESFAEFMSTLCAAEATQYSDAWVTFNSLEKSWAYRQDQLPSTHPIMAEIKDLEDVEVNFDGITYAKGASVLRQLVAYVGQDEFFAGVQEYFRKHHHSNAVLMDLLVELEAASGRDLAAWSDVWLQKAGVTTLRPVIEEDSNGDIAAFSIVQEVPAEWPTQRPHRIGIAGYDVVVGDDGRTALKRSVQAEVDIDGARTEIPEMVGVRRPALVLVNDGDLAYAKVRLDEVSLATAVQHVGAFADAMPRSMVLSAAWDMTRDGEMPARQFVDLVLGCIATEDQSTVVLSLLRQLDTALSLYTTPSESEAATASAAGTLWSLALAAEPGSDNQLQFVRAFASLASTGVQLDTLQAIIDGKVQLEGLPLDADLTWDLLIALAAGGRVGEVAIELQLTKDATASGQRRAATARAAIATPESKQATWDALVNAPEGEDMPNALQFAATGGFSRTHDTALLEPFVDPYFAMLRRIYADKTNEMATNLIEGLYPVELAGRVPDLQDKAAAWLADNADAHDALKRLVREGDDGVRRALQNQAADAAYEG; this is encoded by the coding sequence ATGCCAGGTACCAACCTCACGCGCGCCGAGGCCGAGGCCCGCGCCGCCATCATCACCTCCGACAGCTACGAGGTCGAGCTCGATCTGACGACGAGCGAGCGCACGTTCCGGTCGACGTCGACCGTCCGCTTCGCCGCGACCCCCGGAGAGTCCACCTTCATCGATCTCATCGCGCCCGCCGTGCTGAGCATCACGCTCAACGGCCAGCAGCTGGACCCCGCCGAGCACTTCGCCGACAGCCGCATCGCGCTTCCGGACCTCGCGGCCGAGAACGAGCTCACCGTCGTCGCCGACTGCGCCTACATGAACACCGGCGAGGGCCTGCACCGCTTCGTCGATCCCGAGGACGGCGAGGTCTACCTGTACTCGCAGTTCGAGGTCGCCGACACACGCCGCGTCTTCGCGGTGTTCGAGCAGCCCGACCTCAAGGCCTCGTTCACCTTCACGGTGACCGCGCCCGACCACTGGCACGTGCTGTCGAACTCGCCGTCCACGAAGAAGCCCGTCGAGGGCACCGTCCTGAACGCGGGCGTCGAGCGCGGCGTCGCGCGCTGGTCGTTCTCCCCCACCACGCGCATCCCCTGCTACGTCACCGCGATCGTCGCCGGCCCGTACCACGAGGTCCAGGGCTCGGTGGAGTCGAACAAGGGCACCCTCAGCGCGAACGTGTACTGCCGCAAGGCTCTCGCGGAGTTCCTGGACGCCGACGTGATCCTGGACGACACCCAGAAGGGCTTCTCGTTCTACGAGGAGAAGTTCCAGATGGACTACCCGTTCGAGAAGTACGACCAGATCTTCGTGCCCGAGTTCAACGCGGGCGCGATGGAGAACGCGGGCTGCGTCACGTTCCTCGAGGACTACGTGTTCCGCTCCAAGACCGCGCAGGCGCGCATCGAGCGCCGCACGATCACGGTGCTGCACGAGCTCGCGCACATGTGGTTCGGCGACCTCGTCACCATGAAGTGGTGGAACGACCTGTGGCTCAACGAGTCGTTCGCCGAGTTCATGTCGACGCTGTGCGCCGCCGAGGCGACCCAGTACTCCGACGCGTGGGTGACCTTCAACTCGCTTGAGAAGTCCTGGGCGTACCGCCAGGACCAGCTGCCGTCGACGCACCCGATCATGGCCGAGATCAAGGACCTCGAGGACGTCGAGGTCAACTTCGACGGCATCACGTACGCGAAGGGCGCCTCGGTGCTGCGCCAGCTGGTCGCGTACGTGGGCCAGGACGAGTTCTTCGCGGGCGTCCAGGAGTACTTCCGCAAGCACCACCACTCCAACGCGGTGCTCATGGACCTGCTCGTCGAGCTCGAGGCCGCCTCGGGCCGCGACCTCGCGGCGTGGTCCGACGTGTGGCTCCAGAAGGCCGGCGTCACGACGCTGCGCCCCGTGATCGAGGAGGACAGCAACGGCGACATCGCCGCGTTCTCGATCGTCCAGGAGGTGCCGGCCGAGTGGCCCACCCAGCGTCCGCACCGGATCGGCATCGCCGGGTACGACGTCGTCGTCGGGGACGACGGACGGACCGCGCTCAAGCGCTCGGTGCAGGCCGAGGTCGACATCGACGGCGCCCGCACCGAGATCCCCGAGATGGTCGGCGTCAGGCGGCCCGCGCTCGTGCTCGTCAACGACGGCGACCTCGCCTACGCGAAGGTGCGGCTCGACGAGGTCTCGCTCGCGACCGCCGTGCAGCACGTGGGAGCGTTCGCCGACGCGATGCCTCGCTCGATGGTGCTCTCCGCCGCGTGGGACATGACCCGCGACGGAGAGATGCCCGCGCGCCAGTTCGTGGACCTGGTCCTCGGGTGCATCGCGACCGAGGACCAGTCGACCGTCGTCCTGTCGCTCCTGCGCCAGCTCGACACCGCGCTGTCGCTCTACACGACGCCGTCCGAGTCGGAGGCGGCGACCGCGAGCGCCGCGGGCACGCTGTGGTCGCTCGCGCTCGCAGCCGAGCCCGGCTCCGACAACCAGCTCCAGTTCGTCCGCGCGTTCGCGTCTCTCGCCTCGACGGGCGTGCAGCTCGACACACTGCAGGCGATCATCGACGGCAAGGTCCAGCTCGAGGGCCTGCCCCTCGACGCCGACCTCACGTGGGACCTGCTCATCGCGCTCGCCGCTGGCGGTCGCGTGGGAGAGGTCGCGATCGAGCTGCAGCTCACGAAGGACGCGACCGCCTCGGGTCAGCGTCGCGCCGCGACCGCACGCGCCGCGATCGCGACTCCCGAGTCGAAGCAGGCCACGTGGGACGCGCTCGTGAACGCCCCCGAGGGCGAGGACATGCCGAACGCGCTGCAGTTCGCGGCGACCGGCGGCTTCTCGAGGACGCACGACACGGCCCTCCTTGAGCCGTTCGTGGACCCGTACTTCGCGATGCTCCGCCGCATCTACGCGGACAAGACCAACGAGATGGCGACCAACCTCATCGAGGGCCTGTACCCGGTCGAGCTCGCGGGCCGCGTTCCCGACCTCCAGGACAAGGCGGCCGCGTGGCTCGCCGACAACGCCGATGCGCACGACGCGCTCAAGCGTCTGGTGCGCGAGGGCGATGACGGCGTGCGTCGTGCACTCCAGAACCAGGCGGCGGACGCCGCGTACGAGGGCTGA
- a CDS encoding carboxylesterase family protein: MSDAAAWRVDTPVGPVLAHREGDVWRARGIPYAAAERFERPGPVRPWRKPLDASSPCPVSPQPPDGVTVAISPDYTERLGIDERCQRVSVTWPDDAGDEQLPVVVWVHGGSFLSGGGDLDGYDPALLVREQRVVFVAVTYRLGILGWFGDGTVAPPNLGLLDVLEALRWVRACASSFGGDPTRVTVMGQSAGGDAIAALMAVPEARGLFRRAIIQSAPLGIDGGREGLQRTMLAAAQGVGRETGLDEIYSAQADVYRASKRHGLKGLMPFAPRWGSHPLPPESDRAAETARSSDIDLLVGHLSAEGIVVGAAVPQLGRAFRSRVVGGAAQRAIAGPLQAVVYERPARRLVDAHRDAGGRAVRYVLGWNATGSPIADGHGMDIPVLLGDPEAWTRAPALKGESPDRIRRVGAAVRQVWGDFVRTGEVAPASAAAASEWLRLS; this comes from the coding sequence ATGTCCGATGCCGCGGCCTGGCGTGTCGACACGCCGGTCGGACCGGTGCTCGCGCACCGCGAAGGGGACGTGTGGCGCGCGCGGGGCATCCCGTACGCCGCGGCCGAGCGGTTCGAGCGGCCCGGCCCCGTGAGGCCGTGGAGGAAGCCTCTGGACGCCTCGTCCCCGTGCCCGGTGAGCCCTCAGCCCCCCGACGGCGTGACCGTGGCCATCAGCCCCGACTACACGGAGCGGCTCGGCATCGACGAGCGCTGCCAGCGCGTGTCGGTGACGTGGCCGGACGATGCGGGGGACGAGCAGCTGCCCGTCGTCGTGTGGGTCCACGGCGGCAGCTTCCTGTCGGGCGGCGGAGATCTCGACGGCTACGACCCCGCGCTGCTGGTGCGCGAGCAGCGGGTCGTGTTCGTCGCCGTCACGTATCGGCTCGGGATCCTCGGCTGGTTCGGCGACGGCACCGTCGCGCCGCCGAACCTCGGTCTGCTGGACGTCCTCGAGGCGCTCCGCTGGGTGCGTGCATGCGCGAGCAGCTTCGGCGGCGACCCGACCCGCGTCACGGTGATGGGGCAGTCCGCGGGCGGAGACGCGATCGCCGCGCTCATGGCGGTGCCCGAGGCGAGGGGGCTCTTCCGGCGCGCGATCATCCAGTCGGCGCCGCTCGGCATCGACGGCGGACGCGAGGGCCTCCAGCGCACGATGCTCGCGGCCGCGCAAGGGGTGGGCCGCGAGACGGGCCTCGACGAGATCTACTCCGCGCAGGCCGACGTCTACCGGGCCTCCAAGCGACACGGGCTCAAGGGGTTGATGCCCTTCGCTCCGCGGTGGGGCAGTCACCCCCTGCCGCCCGAGTCCGACCGCGCGGCGGAGACGGCCAGATCGAGCGACATCGACCTGCTCGTGGGCCACCTTTCGGCGGAGGGCATCGTGGTCGGGGCCGCGGTCCCGCAGCTCGGCCGCGCCTTCCGGTCACGGGTCGTCGGCGGCGCCGCGCAGCGCGCGATCGCCGGACCGCTGCAGGCGGTCGTGTACGAGCGTCCTGCGCGCCGCTTGGTCGACGCCCACCGCGACGCCGGCGGCAGGGCCGTGCGCTACGTGCTCGGGTGGAATGCCACGGGCTCGCCCATCGCCGACGGCCACGGCATGGACATCCCGGTGCTCCTCGGCGACCCTGAGGCGTGGACGCGGGCGCCTGCGCTCAAGGGGGAGAGTCCCGACAGGATCCGGCGCGTGGGCGCTGCGGTGAGGCAGGTGTGGGGCGACTTCGTGCGCACCGGTGAGGTCGCGCCGGCCTCGGCGGCGGCCGCCTCGGAGTGGCTTCGACTGAGCTGA